The genomic region GAAGGCGGCCGCCGACTTCCTGCGGCTGACGGGCGTCACGAAGACGACCATCAAGCAGGAAGTGTGGCTCGGCAAACGGTCAACGGTGACCTGGGGCAGTTCTTCTCGCTGCCGGCGTGGTGACGTCGGCTACGCAGTGGGTCTCGAGTATCGGCGTGTGACCGGCGCCTTCCAGGCGGACGATCCCTTCGAGCGTGGAACGGTGATCGGCTTCAACGATGCCGCCTCGCTCGCGGGCAAGTTCGACGTGTTCGAGGTCTTTGCCGAGGTGAACTATGCCTTTGATCACGGATATGCCCTTCGCCGGAGTACCTCGGCATCGACGGCGCGTTCCGCATCTCCGACTATTCGCTGGAGGGTACCGGCACGGTCACGACCTGGGCGCTGCAGGGCGAGTGGGTGCCGATCAGCGGTGTGCGCTTCCGCGGCGGCTTCCAGCGCGCCGATCCGTGCGCCGAGCATCGTTGAGCTGTTCCTCGGCCAGGGCAACAACTTCCCCGGTGCGAGCGACCCCTGCGCGGGCGCCAACCCGGTCGGCAATGCCCAGCTCACCGCGCTGTGCGTCGCCACCGGCGTGCCGCAGGGCCAGATCGGCTCGGTGCCCGAGCCGGCCTCCGGCCAGGTGCAGGAGATCATCGGCGGCAATCCGGATCTCGATGCCGAGAAGGCCGACACCTACACCGTCGGCCTGCAGCTGACGCCGGACTTCCTGCCCGGGTTTGCGATGTCGGTGGACTACTACAACATCAACATCGCGGACGCGATCGGCCAGTTCGGCGGCGGTGCCGCGAACATCATCAACAGCTGCTACTTCGTGGCGCGTGACGCGAACAGCGCCTTCTGCCAGGCGATCCAGCGCACGGCAGACGGGCGCGATTCAGGCCGTGTTCGCCACAAACGCCAACATCGCGGTGATCGAGACCTCAGGTGTCGGACCTCGAGATCAACTACGAGTTCGACGTCGCCGACGCCCTCGGTTCGGTCATCGGCAGCGATGACCTCGGCAACCTCAAGCTCCGGTTCCTCGGCACCTTCGTGGGCGAGAACCGGTTCAAGGCGGACCCGATCTCGCCGTTCCAGAACTGCGTCGGCTTCTTCGGCGACATCTGCGGCGAGCCGGATCCCGAGTTCCGCTGGGTGACCGACGCGCGCTGGAGCTGGCACGGCTGGACCGCCAATGTGCGCGTGCGCTGGCTCGACAAGGTCCGCAACGACCTCGGCGTCACCTTCGAGGGCTCCAACCGGACCTTCGACAAGGATCTGGAGAACCAGATCGCGAGCGCCGTGCTCAAGGCCCAGACCTATGTCGACATGTCGGTGTCCTACCAGATCACCGAGAACGTGAACTTCACCTTCGGTGTCGACAACGTGTTCGACAATCATCCGCCGCTTACCGCGCAGGATGAGCAGTCGAACACCTATCCGGGCACCTACACGGTTCTCGGTACGACCTTCTGGGGTGCGCTGCGGCTGAACTTCTAGGCCACGGCGTCAGCTCCCAAGGGCTGATCGGGCGGCGGGTCCAGATGGGCCCGCCGCTCTTTCTTTCTGTGACGCCCGCGCATGTCCGGGATGAGGGGGGGCGGTACTGTGAAGCCTCAGCCGCTCCGCCGCACGTCGAAGGCCACCGTCATCCGCGGGGTGGGGGCCGAGAAGGGCGCCGTGCCGTGCCAGCAGAAGGAGGGAAAGAGCGCAAGCAGCCCTTCCTGCGGGCAGATCCATCTGACGGCTTCCCCCCCTTCCGGGACCGGCACGGGCGGCACGCCGAAATGGATCCAGCCCTGGCGGGCCGGATCGTCTTCGCGCACGACCTCCGGCAGGCGCACATAAAGCGCGGAGCTCAGCCAGCCGGCCGGATGGTAGTGCGTCACATGAAATCCCCGGTCGGCCAGCCGCACGGACCAGGATCCCGCAAAGCGCACCGCACGCGGCCGCAAGCGCAGGAAGGGATGGCGGCCGTCGCCTTCCGGCAGATCGGCGATGTAGCGCTCCACCGTGCGCGCGATCGCCCATTTCAAGGCGCGGATCTCGGGCTCGGCGCGCAGCAGCAGATTGCCCAGCGTCTGGGTGCCGCCTCTGAGCGTCTGTGCGAGAGGCTGGGCGCGGGTGATGTGCAGCCGCTCGAGACAGGGCGCCAGCGCCGCCTGGAAGGCGGCGAAGTTCTCGTATCCCGGCGGCGTTTCCAGCGGCAGGGGGCGCACGAAGTGGTCATAGTCGAGCAGCCATTGTGCGCGCGCGTCGCCACCCAGCCGCCAGAGGGCTTCGAGATGCCCCAGCACCGCATAATCTTCCGGCTGCGCGGCCACATGAGGCTCGAGCTCGGCCGCACCTTCGCGATACCTCCCAAGTCTCAGGTGACAGCGCGCCCGCGTGACCCACAGCGTGCTCGCGGGAACGGAGGGCTCGCCCGCAAGCTCCGGGCGCAGAACCGAGAGCGCCTCCTCGGCCGCGCCGGCTTCCTCCAGTATCCGTCCGCGCCAGAGCGCAAGCAGCGGCTGCGCGCCGCAGGCCGCCTCGGCGCGGCCGGCGACCGCCTCGGCCTCCTTTAGCCGCCCCGCAAGCACCAGCGCCCGCAGATAGGCGCTCCAAAGTCCGAGCGCCTGCGGCGCGCGTGCCACGAGTTCCTCGAACAGGGGAGCGATCTCCTCGCCGCGCCCGTAGGCCGCCAGAATGTCCGACAGTTCCTCGGCCGCATCTGCGCGATCGGGCCGGGCCGCAAGGATCTCGCGCAGCAGCGCCATCCCCTCTTCCGCCCGCCCGGCCTCCACGAGGGCACCCGCTTGCGCGATCCGCAGACGATCGCGGTCCGCAGCAAGCGCCTCGGCCGCCCGGTAGTGGGTCAGAGCCTCCACGCCGGCCCCCATCTCGCGCAGGAGATTGGCGAGATTGTTGCGCACCCGCAGATCCTCGGGCGCGAGCTTCAGCGCCCGTTCGAGCGTGGTGCGGGCTTCATCCAACCGCTCCAGGGCCTTCAGCGCGCGGGCCCTGGCGAGCAGCAGGCGAACGGGCGGGCGCGCCACCAGACGTTCCGCCCGCGCCAGAGCAGCCAGCGCTTCTTCCTCATCGCCTACCTCGATCAATGCGATGCCGAGATTGATCCAGGCATCCACGAAATCCGGCTTCAGCGCCACCGCCTGCCGATAGGCGGTGACGGCCTCGACGCTGCGGCCCAGGTCGGAGAGCGCATTTCCCAGATTGTTCCACACGGCGGGCTGGTCACGCCGGACGGCGAGCGCGCGGTTGAACCAGCTCACGGCCGTCTCGTTGTCGCCCCGTCGGCGGGCGACCGCACCCTTGAGCTGGAGCGCATCCGCCTGCGCGGGATGGCGGCGCAGAACCGCGTCCAGCAGGCGCTCCGCCTCGTCCAGCCGGCCCTGCTGCAGCGAGACCAGGGCAGCCTGCAGCTGCCCTGCGAGCCAGACCCCGTCCTGCGCCGGTGGCTGCGCCATCGCATCTCTCCCGCGCCCGGGGCCGACGGACCCGAACGTCCCCGTCCCCTTTTGCGCTTTGGCACAGACCGGCCGAAATGTGTAGGCTTGCCGCAATGGACGATCCGGGCCGGGAGGCAGGGATGGCGAGCGCCGAGGAGCTCTATCGCGAGGCATACGCACTGGCGTGCCAGGGCCGCCAGGCCGAGGCCGACGCAAGGTTGAGGAAGGCGGCCGAGCAGGGCTTCGCGCCGGCACGCTACACGCTCGCCCTCAATCTGCTGCAGCGCGACGGCCGCAAGGCCGCCGGCGCGGCGCGGGCGCTGCTCGAGCAGGGCGGCCCCACCCCACTCATTCCCGCGGCACAGCTCCTCGCCATGATCGCGCTGCTCGGCCTCGACGGTCCGCCGGACGTCGGCCAAGCCCTCGCCATCATCGAGGCGGGTGCGGGTCGTGGCGCACCGTCCTTCCTGCGCCAGATCGGTGTCGCCATGCTGCTGGCGGATGACGCCGCCGGGGCCGCGGCCGAGGGCGAGGCCCTGCTTTTCGAGGCGGCGCGGCGCGGGGACATTCTGGCGAGCCTTGCGCTAACCCGCCTGCGCGTCGAGGGCGGCCGAGACCTCGGCGGCATTCCCCCGATTCCCGCCGCCACCCGCGCGCGGCTCGCCGAGGCCGGACATCCCGCCGCCGAGCTGCCGGTTCCGACCGTGCCCGCTTCACCCGCCGCCCCGCCGCCCGTGCCGCTTGCGGCCGGGACGGCGGCCAACCTGGAGGCGGCGTGCCGGCGGCTTCGCGGGCTTCTCGATGCCGTCCCCGCCACGCCCCTTGGCGAAGAGCGCCGGGGTGCCGACGGCTATGCCGTGCGGGTCCACCGGCGGGTGTGGCCGGCGCTGGCCTGCGACTATGTCGCGACCCTCGCGCTGCCGCATCTCCAACCCTCCACGGTCCTCGATCCGCGAAGCGGGCGGATGAGGATGCATCCGGTGCGCCGCTCCCACCATGCGACCCTCTACCCCTGGGACCAGGATCTCGTGACCTGGCTGCTCGAGCGGCGGCTTGCGGCGCTGGTCGGCGCGCCGGCGGATCATGGCGAGATGCTGTGCATCCTCCACTACCCGCCGGGCGGGGAGTACCGGCCCCATCTCGATGCGCTCACCGCCGAAGGCGGCACGAGCGGTGCGGAAATCGCCCGCAGCGGCCAGCGCACGCACACGGTGCTGGTACGGCTGTCCGGCGCGTTCGCCGGCGGGGAGACGCATTTTCCGAAGGCGGGGCTCACCTTCTCGCTCGAGCCGGGCGATGCGCTGGTCTTCCCCAATGTGGACGAGAAGGGCGAGCCCGATCCCCGTTCGCTGCATGCCGGCTTGCCGGTCCGCAACGGCGTCAAATGGATGGCCACCAAGTGGATCCGCGCGCGCCCCTACGTCTGGTAGCGCGCATCAACCCGCCTCGGGCGCTCCCCGCCGCACGCGCGCCGCAAGATCCAGCACCGCCTCGCGCGCCGGCGGGCTCGTGCCCTCGGTGGCGGCGGTGGCCGCGGCGGTCGCCATCGCGAGCCGCGAGGCCTCGATCCAGTCGTCACCCCGCATCACGCGGGCGATCAGCGTGCCGAGAAGGAAGTCCCCCGCGCCCGCAAGGCTCACGAGCGCTACCGCCGGCGGCTCCCAGCGCCAGGCCCCGCCCTCGCGCACGACGACGAGCCCCTTCGGCCCCAGCGTATAGCAGAAGGTCCGGGTCCTGCCCGCCGCCACCATGCGCCGCGCGAGCGTGAGAAGATCGCCCCGGCCGTGGCCCAGCCGCCCGGCCAGCTCCGCCATCTCGCGCCGATCGGGCTTGACGAGGTCCACGCCCGCCTCGAGCGCCGCCACCAGCGCCTCGCCGCGGGTGTCGACGGCGATCCGCGCCGACGGCGCCGCCTCGCGCACCAGAGCGACGAGGCGCGCCATCTCCGCCGGCGCCACCCCTGCCGGCAGCGAGCCCGAGAACACGACCCACTGCGGCCCGGATGTGCGCAGCCGCTCCGCCAGCACGGCGCCGAGCTCCGCCAGCTCCTGCGCGCGCCAGCGCGGCCCGGGGTGGATGATGCGGTAGAAGCCGCCGTCGGGAAGCGTGATCTGCCAGCTCTCGCGCGTCTCCTCGGCGATGGGAAAGACCGCGCAGGGCACATCCTCCGCGTCGAGAAGATCCCTGAGCCGCGCGCCGGTCGGCCCGCCGAGCGCCGCCAGCGCCTCCACCGACTCCCGCTCCAGCCAGCGCCGGGCCATGCGCGCGACATTGATCCCGCCGCCGCCCGGATCGCGCTTGAGCCGCCGGCTCGCGAGCTTCACCTGCGGCTCCCAGGCGTCGACCCAGGCGGTGACGTCGAGCGCCGGGTTGAGGGTGACGGTCATGAGGGATCCGCGCGCCGCCATGTCCCTCATCTCATCCGCGTCCGACAAGACCCGCCGCGCGCGCAAACGCGACGAGGGCCGGCGGCAGCTCCGCCGCCTCGCCGCCCGCCTGCCGCAGCAGGTCTTCCGCCGCCCGCGCCCGCTCCTTGCCGAGCTCCACGCCCCACTGGTCGAAGGGATTGATGCCGAAAAGCCAGCCCTCGATGACGGTGCGGTGCTCGAAGAGCGCAAGAAGCGCGCCGAAGCCTTCCGGATCGAGGCGTTCGAGGAGCAGGATCTGATGCGGCCGTGCCCCCGGCAGCACGAGATGCGGGGCAAGCCGGCGCAGCTCCTCGCCGCCGTGGCCGGCGGCCTCGAGCGCGGCCTCCACTTCCGCGCGGCTGCGGCCGGCGAAGAAGGCCGCCGACTGGCCGAGGAGATGGGCGATGAGCGCCCGGTCGAGGTCGCCATGCCCGCTCCAGCCCGGGCGGATGCCGATCATGGTCACGACGAGGTCCCGCGTGCCCTGGTGCAGCATCTGGAAGAAGGCGTGCTGGGCGTTGGTGCCGCGCCGTCCCCACAGCGCGGACGTGCCCGGCCAGGCGAGCGGCCGGCCGTCGGCGGCGGCGACGCGCTTGCCGTTGCTTTCGAGATCAAGCTGCTGAAGGTGGTCGACGAAGCGTTCCAGCCGGTCGGCATAGGGCACCACCACCTCGCCCTCGACCCGACGCACCGCCTTCATCCAGAAGCCCGCAAGCGCAAGCCGCAGCGGGAGGTTGGAGGGGGGCGGGGCTTCGCGCACATGCGCGTCCATCGCCCGCGCGCCGGCGAGAAGCCGCGAAAACGTCTCCCATCCCAGCCCGAAGGCGATGGGCGCGCCGAAGGCGGATGTGAGAGAGAACCGCCCGCCGATGCTTTCCGGCACGACGAGGGTCCGTTCCGGGGCGAAGCCGGCAGCCGCGGCGCGCCCCGGCGCGGCGGTGATCGCGAGCGCCTGCGCCTCCGGCTCCGGTGCGGCGCCGGCAAGCCAGGCCCGGACCTTGCGCCAGAGTGCAAGCGTCTCCACCGTGCCGAAGGACTTGGAGGCGACGGTGACGAGCGTGCGCGCGGGATCGAGACCCGAGAGCACCGCATCGAGGCTGCTTCCGTCCATATTCGAGAGGAAGTGAACCGGAAGGCGGCCGTCCGCCGGCTGAAGCGGCGCCAGGGCCTCCCATGCGGCCTCCGGCCCCAGATGCGAGCCGCCGATGCCGAGATGAATCATCGCGGCAAAGGGCGCCCCGCCCGCCCCTCGCCAGCGACCCGAGCGGACGTCCTCGACGAGCTCCCGCAGCCGCGCCCGGCCTTCCGCGAGAAGCGCGGCATCCCGGCGCGCGGCCGCGCTCGCGAGTCCGCCCGCGGCCGCGGCAAGGCCGGTCTCCTCCGCACGCGCCAGCCAGTGCAGGGCGGGGCGCTCCTCCGTCACATTGACGAGGCGGCCCGCAAACAGCGCCGCGCGCAGATCCGACACATGCATCGCCGCCGCGAAGCGCAGGAGCGCCCGCCAGCAGCGGTCATCCAGCAGCAGCGGGGCCTGGAACAGCGTCACCCCCGCCGCCGAAAGCGGCGCCTGCTCCTCCATGCGCTGGACGGGACGCCGCGCGATCCGCCCCGCCTGGCGCTTGAGCGCCGCGAAGGCGGCGGCCACGGCCGGATCATGGGGCGAAGGCGGCGCGGCGCCGTCATGCGCGCCGGGATCCTTCTTCAGCTCCGGTTCAGTCATGGGTCATGCCGTCCTCGTCCTGCGCGGCGGCGGGCGGCGGCGACCAGCGCCGCGAACAGCCGCCGCGTGCTCGCCTGCCAGAACAGATACTCGGGATGCCATTGTACGCCGATGAGAAACCAGTCGTCCTCCGTGCCTTCCACCGCCTGGATGATGCCCTCATCGTCCCAGGCCACCGCCCGCAGCCCCTCGCCCGGCTCCGCGACGGCCTGGTGGTGGATGGCGTTCACCCTGAGCCGCCGGCGGCCGAAAAGTTCGGCGAGACGGCTGTCGGGGGCGATGGTCACGGATTTGACGGGAAGTGGCGTCCGCCGGGCGCGCGCGCCGGCCGCGGCCTCGGAGAGGTCCGTGTGGAGCGTGCCGCCCAGCGCGACATTGATCATCTGTGCGCCCCGGCACACGCCCAGCACCGGGCGACGGTCGCGCGCGGCCTCGGCGAAGAGCGCAAGCTCGAGCGCATCGCGCGCGGGATCGATGCGGGCGGTGGGGGTGAGGTGGCCGGCATACAGGCGCACGTCGATGTCGTCGCCGCCGCCGAGCAGCAGGCCGTCGAAGGCGTCCTTCGGCCGTCCGCCGCCCGGCACCACGCGCGCCGCCCGCGCTCCGGCCGAACGGAGCAGGAGCGCGATCAGCCACCAGTCCACCGGCGTGCCGCCGGCACCGTCCGTCATCCACACGAGCGGGCGCGGGCGCCTCAGTCGCACAGGAGCGCCTCCACCAGATCCGCCCATTCCTCGCGGCTGCCGGTAAAGCGGCGATAGGCGCGGGCGAGCCGGCCCAGCATCGTGGCGTCTTCCGCCAGCTCCTCCACCATGACCCAGCGGTTCCACTCGCCGGTGATCGACCAGCCCTTCTCGCCGATGCGCGAATCGGGGACGCGGTAGTGATAGGTCGGCCGCGCCTTCACGCGCACGTCGCGGACGTGGCGCTCGAGCAGGGCGGCGTCCACATGGGCGAACAGCGGCAGCAGATCGAGCCCGCGGTTGCGGGTGGCGTTGTCGGAAAGATAGTCCTCCATGAACTGGGGCCAGTCCGGCGCGTAGTCCGGGTCGAGGACGAGGCGCGCGTAGGAGCGCGGGAAGGGATTGGCGAAGGCGAAGAGCCGGCGCAGCATGTCGCGCCCGGCCGTGCGGCGCAGCCAGTCCTCCATCACGAGATAGGCGCGGAACTGCCGCAGGACGACGGCGATGTCGGTGGCCGGCACCTCCGGATTGAACTGCATGGCGAAGGCGTAATAGAGCGCCTCCCCCGTGCCCCGCGCGCCCCTTTTCGCCAGGGCCAGCTGAAGGTCGTCGAAGGCCGGGATGTCCGCGATTTCGATCGGCGGGCCGACGATTTCCGCCGGCACGAAATGGCTCGCCAGCTCGCCGAGCTTGCCGAGAAGTTCGGTCTCGATCTCCCTCCAGCGCTCGTCCTCGGCCTTGGCGTGCAGATAGATCGCGTCGAGCTTGACGGCGAAGCGCCCGAAGCGGGTCTCCTCCACCACCCAGGCGTTCGGCCCCTCCTCGCGCGCCCTGCCGCCGAAGAGCTCTGTGACGGTGCGCGCCGCCTCCTCGAGCGGCAGCTCGCCGAACTCGATCTCGATGCCGACGCGGCGCGGGCGGCCGTCCGCCGTCTCGGGCAGCGGCGGCTGCTTCGGCTCGGGGATGGTCGCGGTGCCGCTCTTCGCCATGGTGGTGGTATCTCCTTTGGCTGGCGATCGCCGGGCTCCTTGGCGTACCGGTCCCCCTTCGGCTAGCATGCCGCCTGCCGGCAAGGCCAGCCGCCAGGTGGCCGCAGATCATGGGGAAGCCAGGGATGGCCGCAGACGGCGACGGCGACATTCCGCTGAAGATGCGGGCCATGGTCTTCTCCGGGCCGGGCCGGCCGCTGACGCTCGAGCGGGTGCCGGTGCCGCGTCCCGGTCCGCGCGAGGTGCTGATCCGGGTCGAGGCCTGCGGCGTCTGCCGCACGGACCTGCATCTCGTCGACGGCGAGCTTCCCGAGCCGATGCCGGGCGTGATCCCGGGCCACGAGATCGTCGGGCGCGTGGTGGCGGTCGGCGGGGAAGCGGCGGCCGCCGGACTTGCGCATCTCGCCCCGGGAAGCCGGGTCGGCGTCGGCTGGCTCGCCTCCACCTGCGGGCTGTGCCGCCACTGCCGGCAGGGGCGGGAGAATCTGTGCGACAAGGCCCGGTTCACGGGCTACACCCGCCACGGCGGCTATGCCGAGTATCATCTGGCCGATGCGGGCTTCGTGTATCCCCTGGAGCTCGCGCTCGATGACGCCCATGCGGCGCCGCTCATGTGCGCGGGGCTGATCGGCTACCGCAGCTACCGGATGATGGGGGATGCGCTCGCCGTCGGCATCTACGGCTTCGGCGCGGCGGCCCACATTCTGTGCCAGGTGATGGTGGCGGAGGGCCGGCGGATCTTCGCCTTCACGCGCCCGGGCGATGCGGCCGCGCAGGAATTCGCCCGCGGGCTCGGGGCGGTCTGGGCCGGGGATTCGACGGCCCTGCCGCCCGAGCCGCTCGATGCCGCGCTCATCTTCGCGCCCGTCGGCGCGCTGGTGCCCGCGGCGCTCAAGGCCGTGCGCCCGGGCGGGCGGGTCATCTGCGGCGGCATCCACATGAGCGACATCCCGGGCTTCGCCTACCGGGAGCTGTGGGGCGAGCGGGCGATCATGAGCGTCGCGAACCTCACCCGCGCGGACGCCGACGCCTTTCTTGCCCGCGCCCGGGGCCTCGAGCTTGAGACCCATGTGAAGGTCTATCCGCTGGAGGCGGCGAACGAGGCGCTCGCGGATCTCAGGGCCGGGCGGCTTCAGGGCGCGGCGGTGCTGGTGACGGAGCGGCGATGATGGACGCGCCCGGCGCCGGCAAGGAGGATGGCGCGCCGCCCCTGCCGCCGGGCCTCGACCAGGAGGCGGTGCGCGCGATGGATGCGGCCGACCCCCTCGCCGGGTTCAGGAACCGCTTCGTCATCCCCGACGGCGTCATCTATCTCGACGGCAACTCGCTGGGTCCGCCCGCGGCCGGGACGGCCGAGCGGCTCGCCGCCTTCGTGCGCGCGGAATGGGGCGGGCGGCTCATCCGCGGCTGGTACGAGGGCTGGATGGCGCTGCCCGAGCGGCTGGGCGATGCGATCGGCCGGCTCATCGGCGCCCCGCCGGGGGCCACCATCGTCGCCGATTCCACTTCCGTCAATCTCTACAAGGCGGCGCGCGCGGCGCTCGAACTCGCCGCCGGTCGGTGCAGGGTGCTGATCGACGAGGCGGATTTTCCGACCGACCGCTATATTCTGGCGGCCGCCGCGGCCGAGGCCGGGATGAAGCTCGAGGCCGTGCCGGCGGCCCGCCTCGCCGCCGCCATCGACGAGGACACCGCGCTCGTCGCCTTCAGCCATGTCGACTACCGCACCGCCGAGGTCCGGGATCTGAAGGCGCTCACCGCGGCGGCCCACGCGGCCGGCGCGCGGGTGCTCGTGGATCTGTCGCATTCGGCGGGGGTCCTGCCGGTCGAGCTTGCGGCAAGCGGTGCGGATCTGGCCGTCGGCTGCGGCTACAAGTTTCTGAACGGCGGGCCGGGCGCGCCGGCCTTCATCTCGGTGAGGCCGGATCTGCTTGCGGTCGCCCGCTCGCCGATCCCCGGCTGGATGGCGCATTGCGACCCCTTCGCCTTCGCGCCGGAGTTCGTGCCGGCCGCGGGCATACGCCGCTTCGCCTGCGGGACGCCGCCGGTTCTGGGGCTGCAGGCGCTCTCCGTGGCGCTGGAGAATTTCGCGGAGCTCGACGTCGCCGCACTCGCCGCCAAGGCGCGCCGGCTCGGCAGCCTCTTCCTCGCGACCCTCGAGGCCCGCCGCGGTCCGCTGGGCGGGGCGCTGCTCTCGCCGCGGGACGAGGCGGGCCGCGGCGCCCAGGTGTCGCTGCGCCAGGCCGAGGCGCGCCGGCTGATGGGTGAGCTTGCCGCGCGCGGCGTGATCGGGGACTTCCGGCCGCCCGACGTGATGCGCTTCGGATTCTCCCCGCTCATCCTCACCTATGACGAGGTCCGGCGCGCGGCGGAGATTCTGGCGGATCTGCTCGCCGCTCACAGATAGGGCGTGAGCAGCCAGGCGGCACGATGGGCGAGCCGGCGCGCGACCGGCAGGCGCCGTCCCCAGTCCTGCGGAAGGGTCCGGGCATGGCGGGCGTGCCGGGCGATGCAGCGCGCCACCGTCCCCACAGCCGCGCGGCCGTAGAGCTCCAGATTGAGTTCGAAGTTGAGGCGGAAGCTGCGCACGTCCCAGTTGCTCGATCCGATCATGGCCCAGCGGCCGTCCACCACCATGAGCTTGCTGTGATCCATCGGCCGCGGGGTGAGATGGATGCGGCAGCCGAGCGCGAGAAGCTCCGGCCACAGCGCCCGCGAGGCGAGATCGACGAGCGGCTGGTTGCTGCGTTCGGGAAGAAGGATGTCCACCTCCACGCCCTTGAGCGCCGCCTGGCCCAGGCTCGAGAGGAGGTCGCGGTCCGGCACGAAATAGGGCGTGAGAATCGCGACCGAGCGCCGGGCGGCCGAGATCGCGGCGTCGAACATCCAGGCCAGCCGCGGCTGCCGGCCGTCCGGGCCGTCGGGCACCACGCGCGCAAGGCCGACGCCGCCACCTTCGGGGCCGCCGGCCCGCGGGGCCGCCTGCCCGGGCGCGACGAGTTCGGCGGGGATGTCGGTCCCCGTCTGCCAGCTCCAGTCCTGGGCGAAGACCTGCGCGAGCCCCGGGACGATCCCGCCCTCCAGCCGGAACATGACGTCGCGCGAGCGCTTGGGGTGATGCGGCCGGTCGGACAGGTGCCGGGCGGAGATGTTCATGCTGCCGAGGAAGGCGGTCTCGTCCGCGATCACGAGCTTCCTGTGGCAGCGCAGGTTGAAGATCGCCGGATGCCGCGGGCTCAAGGGATGGAAGACCGCGACGGGAAGCCCCAGCCGCCGCAGCCGGCGCGGGGTGCCGAGGGCGCCGGCGCCGTCCAGCAGGATGCGGACGTCGACGCCGCGGCGATGGGCGAGCAGCAGATGCTCGGCGAACAGGGCGCCGACATCGTCCCAGTCGAAGATGTAGCTCTGAAGCCAGACGCGGCGTGCCGCCCGGTCGATGGCCTCCAGCATCGCGGGATAGGCCTCGTCGCCCTCCTCGAGCGGCATGCAGGCGGAAAGCGCCAGCAGGGGATTGCCCGTCAGCGCCGCCCCGAGCCGGGCGAGGGGCACGAGATCGCGGGCGACGGGCGGCCCGTCCCGGGCTTCCTCCGGAACCGGCCTCGTCTCCTCCTTTGCGCGGACGCGGCGCCGGGCCCGGCGCTCCACGCGGTTGATGCCGAGCAGGAAGTAGAGCACGACGCCGCCGTAGGGCACCAGCCAGACCATGCCGATCCAGCCGATCGCGGCGCGCACGTCCTCCTTGTTGAGGAGGATGTGGACGCTGGCGGCAAGCGACAGCAGGGGCGACAGCAGGATCGCAAGAGGCGCAAGCAGGCCGGTCCAGATCGTCTCCCACATGGCATCGTCCAGGATGCTGGCGGCCGCCCGCGCGCAGGACGGCCCGCCCGCCCGCCCTGC from Rhodothalassiaceae bacterium harbors:
- a CDS encoding tetratricopeptide repeat-containing 2OG-Fe(II) oxygenase, with the protein product MAQPPAQDGVWLAGQLQAALVSLQQGRLDEAERLLDAVLRRHPAQADALQLKGAVARRRGDNETAVSWFNRALAVRRDQPAVWNNLGNALSDLGRSVEAVTAYRQAVALKPDFVDAWINLGIALIEVGDEEEALAALARAERLVARPPVRLLLARARALKALERLDEARTTLERALKLAPEDLRVRNNLANLLREMGAGVEALTHYRAAEALAADRDRLRIAQAGALVEAGRAEEGMALLREILAARPDRADAAEELSDILAAYGRGEEIAPLFEELVARAPQALGLWSAYLRALVLAGRLKEAEAVAGRAEAACGAQPLLALWRGRILEEAGAAEEALSVLRPELAGEPSVPASTLWVTRARCHLRLGRYREGAAELEPHVAAQPEDYAVLGHLEALWRLGGDARAQWLLDYDHFVRPLPLETPPGYENFAAFQAALAPCLERLHITRAQPLAQTLRGGTQTLGNLLLRAEPEIRALKWAIARTVERYIADLPEGDGRHPFLRLRPRAVRFAGSWSVRLADRGFHVTHYHPAGWLSSALYVRLPEVVREDDPARQGWIHFGVPPVPVPEGGEAVRWICPQEGLLALFPSFCWHGTAPFSAPTPRMTVAFDVRRSG
- a CDS encoding phosphofructokinase; the protein is MAARGSLMTVTLNPALDVTAWVDAWEPQVKLASRRLKRDPGGGGINVARMARRWLERESVEALAALGGPTGARLRDLLDAEDVPCAVFPIAEETRESWQITLPDGGFYRIIHPGPRWRAQELAELGAVLAERLRTSGPQWVVFSGSLPAGVAPAEMARLVALVREAAPSARIAVDTRGEALVAALEAGVDLVKPDRREMAELAGRLGHGRGDLLTLARRMVAAGRTRTFCYTLGPKGLVVVREGGAWRWEPPAVALVSLAGAGDFLLGTLIARVMRGDDWIEASRLAMATAAATAATEGTSPPAREAVLDLAARVRRGAPEAG
- the pgi gene encoding glucose-6-phosphate isomerase, giving the protein MTEPELKKDPGAHDGAAPPSPHDPAVAAAFAALKRQAGRIARRPVQRMEEQAPLSAAGVTLFQAPLLLDDRCWRALLRFAAAMHVSDLRAALFAGRLVNVTEERPALHWLARAEETGLAAAAGGLASAAARRDAALLAEGRARLRELVEDVRSGRWRGAGGAPFAAMIHLGIGGSHLGPEAAWEALAPLQPADGRLPVHFLSNMDGSSLDAVLSGLDPARTLVTVASKSFGTVETLALWRKVRAWLAGAAPEPEAQALAITAAPGRAAAAGFAPERTLVVPESIGGRFSLTSAFGAPIAFGLGWETFSRLLAGARAMDAHVREAPPPSNLPLRLALAGFWMKAVRRVEGEVVVPYADRLERFVDHLQQLDLESNGKRVAAADGRPLAWPGTSALWGRRGTNAQHAFFQMLHQGTRDLVVTMIGIRPGWSGHGDLDRALIAHLLGQSAAFFAGRSRAEVEAALEAAGHGGEELRRLAPHLVLPGARPHQILLLERLDPEGFGALLALFEHRTVIEGWLFGINPFDQWGVELGKERARAAEDLLRQAGGEAAELPPALVAFARAAGLVGRG
- a CDS encoding alcohol dehydrogenase, with translation MGKPGMAADGDGDIPLKMRAMVFSGPGRPLTLERVPVPRPGPREVLIRVEACGVCRTDLHLVDGELPEPMPGVIPGHEIVGRVVAVGGEAAAAGLAHLAPGSRVGVGWLASTCGLCRHCRQGRENLCDKARFTGYTRHGGYAEYHLADAGFVYPLELALDDAHAAPLMCAGLIGYRSYRMMGDALAVGIYGFGAAAHILCQVMVAEGRRIFAFTRPGDAAAQEFARGLGAVWAGDSTALPPEPLDAALIFAPVGALVPAALKAVRPGGRVICGGIHMSDIPGFAYRELWGERAIMSVANLTRADADAFLARARGLELETHVKVYPLEAANEALADLRAGRLQGAAVLVTERR
- a CDS encoding kynureninase; this encodes MDAPGAGKEDGAPPLPPGLDQEAVRAMDAADPLAGFRNRFVIPDGVIYLDGNSLGPPAAGTAERLAAFVRAEWGGRLIRGWYEGWMALPERLGDAIGRLIGAPPGATIVADSTSVNLYKAARAALELAAGRCRVLIDEADFPTDRYILAAAAAEAGMKLEAVPAARLAAAIDEDTALVAFSHVDYRTAEVRDLKALTAAAHAAGARVLVDLSHSAGVLPVELAASGADLAVGCGYKFLNGGPGAPAFISVRPDLLAVARSPIPGWMAHCDPFAFAPEFVPAAGIRRFACGTPPVLGLQALSVALENFAELDVAALAAKARRLGSLFLATLEARRGPLGGALLSPRDEAGRGAQVSLRQAEARRLMGELAARGVIGDFRPPDVMRFGFSPLILTYDEVRRAAEILADLLAAHR